A part of Brassica rapa cultivar Chiifu-401-42 chromosome A05, CAAS_Brap_v3.01, whole genome shotgun sequence genomic DNA contains:
- the LOC103868515 gene encoding ras-related protein RABG3d, whose protein sequence is MSSRRRVLLKVIILGDSGVGKTSLMNQFVNRKFSNQYKATIGADFLTKEVQIDDRIFTLQIWDTAGQERFQSLGVAFYRGADCCVLVYDVNVMKSFENLNNWREEFLIQAAPSDPDNFPFVVLGNKTDVDGGKSRVVSEKKAKAWCASKGNIPYFETSAKEGFNVDAAFECITKNAFKNEPEEEPYLPDTIDVAGGQQHRSTGCEC, encoded by the exons ATGTCTTCTCGCAGGAGAGTTCTTCTTAAGGTTATCATCCTCGGCGATAGCGG gGTTGGGAAGACATCGTTGATGAATCA GTTTGTGAATCGCAAGTTTAGTAATCAGTACAAAGCTACGATTGGAGCTGATTTCTTGACTAAAGAGGTTCAAATTGATGACCGCATCTTCACTTTACAG ATTTGGGATACTGCTGGGCAAGAAAGATTCCAAAGCTTGGGAGTTGCGTTCTACAGAGGAGCTGACTGTTGTGTTCTTGTGTACGATGTCAATGTTATGAAATCTTTCGAGAATCTTAATAACTGGAGGGAAGAGTTCTTGATTCAG GCTGCTCCATCAGATCCTGACAACTTCCCGTTTGTCGTCTTGGGGAACAAGACCGATGTTGATGGTGGCAAAAGCCGAGTG GTTTCTGAGAAGAAAGCAAAAGCTTGGTGTGCATCTAAAGGAAACATTCCTTACTTTGAGACATCTGCCAAAGAAGGATTCAACGTAGACGCCGCTTTTGAGTGCATCACCAAAAATGCCTTCAAGAATGAACCTGAAGAAGAACc GTACCTACCCGACACCATTGATGTTGCTGGAGGTCAGCAACACAGATCAACAGGGTGCGAGTGCTAA
- the LOC117133897 gene encoding ATP-dependent 6-phosphofructokinase 5, chloroplastic-like, with product MKEMQAIETSQPTVAPPAKHSRQLGAQLSGSMSFSSQMSNEDEEMSRTTLSAIRAKEEEIEKNKMEIRERVQAQLGRVEEETKRLALIREVISYSSPTSAGAECIDSDCSWVEQRIHRAGPREKIYFRPEQVKAAIITCGGLCPGLNDVIRHIVITLEIYGVKNIVGISFGYKGFSDKDLTEMPLSRKVVQNIHLSGGSLLGVSRGGPSVSEIVDSMEERGINMLFVLGGNGTHAGANAIHNECRKRKMKVAVVGVPKTIDNDILHMDKTYGFDTAVEEAQRAINSAYIEAHSAYHGIGIVKLMGRNSGFIAMQASLASGQVDICLIPEVPFNIHGPNGVLKHMKYLIETKGSAVICVAEGAGQNLLEKTNAKDASGNTILGDFGVHIQQEDVKRAVVPAILDVGGMDTPIPNELLDSVDVLSSNETELSLLTGKHTETFEQFSQAVAISWYIILLLHITSTETPRFWLLALWF from the exons ATGAAGGAGATGCAGGCAATAGAGACGTCACAGCCGACGGTGGCTCCTCCGGCGAAGCACAGCCGACAGCTAGGAGCTCAGCTGTCGGGAAGCATGAGTTTCAGCAGCCAAATGTCGAATGAAGACGAGGAGATGTCGAGGACGACTTTGTCTGCTATCAGGGCGAAAGAAGAGGAGATCGAGAAGAATAAGATGGAGATTAGGGAAAGGGTTCAAGCTCAGCTTGGTCGTGTCGAAGAGGAGACTAAGCGACTCGCTTTGATCCGTGAG GTTATTAGTTACTCTTCACCAACTTCTGCTGGAGCTGAGTGTATTGATTCCGACTGTTCTTGGGTTGAGCAAAG GATTCACCGTGCTGGGCCGAGGGAGAAGATATACTTCAGACCGGAACAAGTGAAGGCTGCCATCATCACTTGTGGTGGGCTTTGTCCTGGTCTCAATGATGTCATTAGACAT ATTGTAATCACTCTTGAGATTTATGGTGTTAAGAACATTGTTGGGATTTCTTTTGGTTACAAAGGCTTCTCTGATAAAGATCTAACCGAAATGCCG TTATCAAGGAAAGTGGTACAGAACATTCATCTATCTGGAGGAAGCTTGCTTGGAGTTTCACGTGGAGGTCCCAGTGTGAGCGAGATTGTTGACAGCATGGAG gAGAGAGGAATCAACATGCTTTTTGTGCTTGGTGGAAATGGAACTCATGCTGGCGCCAACGCTATACACAATGAG TGCCgcaaaagaaagatgaaggTAGCTGTAGTTGGTGTGCCCAAAACCATTGACAATGATATATTGCACATGGATAAGACATATGGGTTTGATACTGCTGTTGAAGAAGCACAACGAGCTATAAACTCTGCCTACATTGAG GCACATAGTGCTTATCATGGCATCGGCATAGTAAAACTGATGGGTCGTAACAGTGGTTTCATTGCCATGCAAGCCTCTTTAGCCAGCGGACAAGTCGACATCTGTTTGATTCCTGAg GTTCCTTTCAATATTCATGGACCTAATGGTGTACTGAAGCACATGAAGTACCTCATCGAAACAAAAGGCTCCGCTGTGATCTGTGTAGCAGAAGGAGCTGGACAG AATCTCCTCGAGAAAACTAATGCAAAAGATGCATCTGGAAACACGATACTTGGTGATTTCGGTGTCCACATTCAACAAGAG GATGTGAAGAGAGCAGTTGTTCCGGCCATCCTTGACGTGGGAGGAATGGATACGCCAATCCCTAATGAGCTATTGGATTCAGTCGACGTCTTAAGCTCGAATGAAACTGAGCTCAGTCTCTTGACCGGAAAGCATACTGAAACTTTTGAACAGTTTAGCCAGGCTGTTGCCATAAGTTGGTATATAATTCTTCTTTTGCACATTACCAGTACTGAAACTCCCAGATTTTGGTTACTGGCTTTGTGGTTTTAG
- the LOC103868516 gene encoding rop guanine nucleotide exchange factor 11 isoform X2, with protein MEQEQESYKSRLFHFKNMSEHSASRHVKSWSSDCAMKIDGSDSFDDDDNDLMFRSQPGNFGSVERPPLPSSGDATPNRSDKIGTPRMVSSESMEAQLQAAMEQMKERFSKLLLGEDMSGGGKGVSSALALSNAITNLAASAFGEQRRLEPMPADRKARWRRELGWLISVADHIVEFAPTQQTNKDGSSMEVMTTRQRTDLLCNVPALKKLDAMLLDCLDKFKDQNEFYYVKKDSPDSSETRNDEKWWLPAVKVPPNGLSEMSRRFLQSQKECVNQVLKAAMAINAQVLSEMEIPESYLESLPKNGRASLGDVIYKMITVEMFDADQFLIEMDLSSEHKILDLKNKIEASIVIWKRKMVQKDTKSPWGSGVSTEKREQFEERAETILLLLKQGFPGISQSSLDISKIQCNRDVGLAILEGYSRVLESLAHTVMSKIEDVLYADQLTQEPTNAPSKNRYLVKETMKEERLSFSEDTATGTSLSDVMQWGNKNNEVKKESYYGDREKPLLSKVTGLMTTNKKSSYLETIGVMRSPTARYS; from the exons ATGGAGCAAGAACAAGAGAGTTACAAATCAAGATTGTTTCATTTCAAGAACATGAGCGAACATTCAGCTTCAAGACATGTTAAAAGCTGGAGCTCAGATTGCGCCATGAAAATAGATGGTTCAGACagttttgatgatgatgataatgaccTGATGTTCAGAAGTCAACCCGGAAATTTTGGCAGCGTTGAACGGCCACCTTTGCCTTCAAGCGGTGATGCAACGCCCAACCGCAGTGACAAGATTGGTACTCCGAGGATGGTTTCTTCTGAATCCATGGAAGCACAATTACAAGCAG CCATGGAGCAAATGAAAGAAAGATTTTCAAAACTGCTTCTTGGAGAAGATATGTCTGGAGGAGGAAAAGGCGTTTCTTCGGCTTTGGCTTTATCTAATGCCATTACCAATCTAGCAGCATCTGCCTTTGGAGAACAGAGGCGTTTGGAGCCAATGCCGGCTGATAGAAAAGCGCGCTGGAGAAGAGAACTTGGATGGCTTATCTCTGTGGCTGATCATATAGTTGAATTCGCTCCAacgcaacaaacaaacaaagatggaTCTTCAATGGAAGTCATGACAACAAGACAGAGAACAGATCTACTCTGCAACGTTCCTGCACTTAAGAAACTCGATGCAATGCTCCTT GATTGTCTTGACAAATTCAAGGACCAAAATGAGTTTTATTATGTCAAAAAAGATTCTCCTGATTCTTCAgagacaagaaatgatgagaaaTGGTGGTTACCAGCGGTTAAAGTCCCACCTAATGGCCTCTCCGAGATGTCAAGAAGGTTTCTACAGAGCCAAAAGGAATGTGTTAATCAAGTCCTTAAAGCTGCAATGGCAATAAACGCTCAAGTTCTGTCTGAAATGGAGATTCCTGAAAGCTACCTGGAATCACTTCCTAAG AACGGGAGAGCTAGCTTGGGAGATGTGATATACAAAATGATAACAGTAGAGATGTTTGATGCAGATCAGTTCCTGATTGAAATGGATTTATCATCCGAGCACAAGATTCTTGATCTAAAGAACAAAATCGAAGCATCGATTGTGATATGGAAGAGAAAGATGGTGCAGAAGGACACAAAATCTCCTTGGGGCTCAGGAGTGAGTACTGAGAAAAGAGAACAGTTTGAAGAAAGAGCTGAAACAATCTTGCTTCTTTTGAAACAAGGGTTTCCTGGAATCTCACAATCCTCGCTTGACATCAGCAAGATTCAATGCAACAGA GATGTAGGACTTGCTATATTGGAGGGCTACTCGAGAGTGCTTGAGAGTTTGGCTCACACGGTGATGTCGAAAATAGAAGACGTGCTTTATGCTGATCAGCTTACTCAAGAACCAACAAATGCACCTTCTAAGAATAGATATCTTGTGAAAGAGACAATGAAGGAGGAAAGACTTAGTTTTTCGGAGGACACGGCTACAGGGACATCACTATCTGATGTTATGCAATGGGGTAACAAGAACAATGAAGTGAAGAAAGAAAGCTATTATGGAGATCGAGAGAAACCATTGCTGTCCAAAGTCACAGGTCTTATGACAACCAACAAGAAGAGTTCTTATCTTGAAACTATTGGAGTTATGAGAAGTCCAACGGCTAGATACTCCTGA
- the LOC103868518 gene encoding protein CHUP1, chloroplastic, translated as MIITRHKRDVNVFVLQLGAALAISFAGLLFSRFKKQTKRIGPTLPTLRPQSPDHGYRGSSNKSVDRGDSETPKTSEEETSIGFSPRSECDVDEKDVFLLPEFEDEVNKLDLLVYDDECETPKSDLSAPLAFPTTEEAGHENEIKRLRNTVRALRERERCLEDKLLEYYSLKEQQNIAMELRSRLKLNQMETKVFNLKIKSLQAENEKLKAQCSDHSKAVLELDMANSHVEVLKKKLNIKTQQHVEQLLSLRERVAKLQEDEIKATLPDHDADKMMHRLTELEGEINELRDCNMRLHFENYELAEKLESVQIIASSKLEDPEEMETLRKDGNRLRSENEELKKEIEQLQGDRCSDLEQLVYLKWINACLRYELRTYKPPAGKTIARDLSTTLSPNSEEKAKQLILEYAHEEDHTYYDDQWSSSQEEASSMITDSIFLDDSYVDTLFAKKTRKSGKKKLMHTLMKILHGKDSTQERNKRAGSSEPSSSRTGVRTTLTRLRPSRSMDFQMLLCGKDEEEEFKDHIRMLRGKSEAAKSSNYGEEECNLKSDQQKKKELVKYGEALRKSSSTKKLHKKSVSLFFRE; from the exons ATGATTATTACCAGACATAAAAGAGATGTAAACGTGTTCGTGCTTCAACTAGGAGCTGCCTTAGCCATTTCATTCGCCGGATTGCTCTTTTCTCGATTTAAAAAGCAAACGAAAAGAATCGGGCCCACTTTGCCTACTCTTCGACCTCAATCTCCTG aTCACGGATACAGAGGAAGCTCTAACAAATCCGTTGAT AGAGGAGATTCAGAAACGCCTAAGACTAGTGAAGAAGAGACTTCAATTGGTTTTTCGCCAAGAAGTGAATGTGATGTTGATGAAAAAGATGTGTTTCTTTTACCGGAGTTTGAAGATGAAGTTAACAAGTTAGATTTGTTGGTCTATGATGACGAATGTGAAACCCCGAAGTCAGATTTATCTGCTCCTTTAGCGTTTCCTACAACAGAGGAAGCTGGTCATGAGAATGAGATTAAGCGGTTAAGAAACACGGTGAGAGCGTTacgtgagagagagaggtgtCTTGAGGATAAGTTGTTAGAGTACTATAGTCTCAAGGAGCAGCAAAATATTGCAATGGAGCTTCGAAGTAGACTGAAACTAAACCAAATGGAGACTAAAGTTTTCAATCTCAAGATCAAGTCGTTGCAAGCCGAAAACGAGAAACTCAAAGCTCAATGTTCTGACCATTCTAAAGCAGTCTTGGAGCTGGACATGGCTAACTCTCATGTTGAGGTGCTTAAGAAGAAACTCAACATTAAAACCCAACAACACGTAGAGCAGCTATTGTCACTTAGAGAACGAGTGGCGAAGCTTCAAGAAGATGAGATTAAGGCTACTTTACCTGATCATGATGCAGATAAGATGATGCATAGGCTAACGGAATTGGAAGGAGAGATCAACGAGCTTAGAGATTGCAACATGAGATTACATTTTGAGAATTATGAACTTGCTGAGAAGCTGGAGTCTGTTCAAATCATAGCAAGTTCTAAGCTGGAGGATCCAGAGGAG atGGAGACATTACGAAAAGATGGTAACAGATTGAGGAGTGAAAACGAAGAGTTGAAGAAGGAGATAGAGCAGCTTCAAGGAGACCGATGCAGTGACCTGGAGCAGCTTGTTTATCTCAAATGGATAAATGCTTGCTTAAGATATGAGCTAAGGACTTACAAGCCACCCGCGGGTAAAACTATCGCTAGGGATCTTAGCACTACTCTAAGTCCTAACTCAGAAGAGAAAGCTAAGCAACTGATTCTTGAATACGCACACGAGGAAGATCATACATATTATGATGATCAATGGTCATCTTCTCAGGAGGAAGCATCATCGATGATCACTGACTCTATCTTCTTAGATGATTCTTATGTTGACACTTTGTTTGCTAAGAAAACGAGAAAGTCAGGGAAGAAGAAGCTTATGCATACGTTGATGAAGATCTTACACGGTAAAGATAGTACTCAAGAGCGTAACAAGAGAGCTGGTTCATCAGAACCGAGCAGTTCAAGGACAGGTGTTCGTACCACTCTTACTAGGCTTCGACCATCTCGTTCTATGGACTTCCAGATGTTGCTGTGTGGCAAAGACGAGGAGGAAGAGTTTAAGGATCACATCAGGATGTTACGAGGTAAGAGTGAAGCAGCAAAGTCATCCAACTATGGAGAAGAAGAGTGTAATTTGAAATCAGATcaacagaagaagaaagagCTGGTTAAATACGGCGAAGCGCTTAGGAAGTCTAGTTCCACGAAGAAGCTTCATAAGAAATCTGTGTCGTTATTCTTCAGAGAGTAA
- the LOC103868517 gene encoding uncharacterized protein LOC103868517 — MDQNEPISKKLWNIVRFLLYMIRKGVSKHKLIADFNATLKRGKNLMFHHRRRVPAASTSSDAVSSAAAAAPRQEYEFSCSNTPNYTFPFTNISFMKKKSHNSLFACGQTPQTLDDDAAAARAVLELLHGDKGNVTPAYLTAALSPYFPGFGRTPLVRPLRVTDSPFPLTPENGDVNKAHVDQAADDFIKKFYKNLNQQKKMIEFS, encoded by the coding sequence ATGGATCAAAACGAACCAATAAGCAAGAAGCTATGGAACATCGTACGTTTCCTCTTGTACATGATCCGCAAAGGCGTCTCAAAACACAAACTCATTGCCGACTTCAACGCCACTCTCAAACGCGGCAAGAATCTCATGTTCCACCACCGTCGCCGCGTCCCCGCCGCCTCCACCTCCTCCGACGCTGTTTCATCCGCAGCCGCAGCTGCACCACGACAAGAATACGAGTTTAGCTGTAGCAACACTCCAAACTACACTTTCCCTTTTACAAATATTTCTTTCATGAAGAAAAAGAGTCACAATAGTCTCTTTGCGTGTGGTCAAACGCCTCAGACGCTCGATGATGACGCGGCTGCTGCTAGAGCAGTTCTTGAGCTTCTTCATGGTGACAAAGGAAACGTTACGCCGGCGTATTTGACGGCGGCTTTGTCTCCTTACTTTCCAGGGTTTGGTCGGACTCCTTTGGTTAGGCCATTAAGAGTAACGGACTCACCGTTTCCGTTAACACCGGAAAATGGTGACGTGAATAAAGCACACGTGGACCAAGCCGCTGATGATTTTATAAAGAAGTTTTATAAGAACTTGAATCAGCAGAAAAAGATGATTGAGTTCAGCTAA
- the LOC103868513 gene encoding 60S ribosomal protein L37-2, with protein sequence MTKGTGSFGKRRNKSHTLCVRCGRRSFHIQKSRCSACAYPAARKRTYNWSVKAIRRKTTGTGRMRYLRNVPRRFKTGFREGTEAKPRNKAAASSA encoded by the exons ATG ACGAAGGGAACGGGAAGTTTCGGAAAGAGAAGGAACAAGAGTCACACACTCTGTGTGAGATGTGGCCGTCGCAGTTTCCACATCCAGAAGAGCCGTTGCTCCGCCTGTGCCTACCCCGCCGCTCGCAAGAGGACGT ATAACTGGAGTGTGAAGGCAATCCGTAGAAAGACTACAGGAACTGGAAGGATGAGGTATCTTCGCAATGTGCCTCGCAGGTTCAAGACCGGTTTCAGAGAAG GTACCGAAGCCAAGCCAAGGAACAAGGCAGCTGCTTCATCAGCTTAA
- the LOC103868516 gene encoding rop guanine nucleotide exchange factor 11 isoform X1 — MEQEQESYKSRLFHFKNMSEHSASRHVKSWSSDCAMKIDGSDSFDDDDNDLMFRSQPGNFGSVERPPLPSSGDATPNRSDKIGTPRMVSSESMEAQLQAAMEQMKERFSKLLLGEDMSGGGKGVSSALALSNAITNLAASAFGEQRRLEPMPADRKARWRRELGWLISVADHIVEFAPTQQTNKDGSSMEVMTTRQRTDLLCNVPALKKLDAMLLVRTKNKNYYVNLSFYYNSPKILTFFFVYLQDCLDKFKDQNEFYYVKKDSPDSSETRNDEKWWLPAVKVPPNGLSEMSRRFLQSQKECVNQVLKAAMAINAQVLSEMEIPESYLESLPKNGRASLGDVIYKMITVEMFDADQFLIEMDLSSEHKILDLKNKIEASIVIWKRKMVQKDTKSPWGSGVSTEKREQFEERAETILLLLKQGFPGISQSSLDISKIQCNRDVGLAILEGYSRVLESLAHTVMSKIEDVLYADQLTQEPTNAPSKNRYLVKETMKEERLSFSEDTATGTSLSDVMQWGNKNNEVKKESYYGDREKPLLSKVTGLMTTNKKSSYLETIGVMRSPTARYS, encoded by the exons ATGGAGCAAGAACAAGAGAGTTACAAATCAAGATTGTTTCATTTCAAGAACATGAGCGAACATTCAGCTTCAAGACATGTTAAAAGCTGGAGCTCAGATTGCGCCATGAAAATAGATGGTTCAGACagttttgatgatgatgataatgaccTGATGTTCAGAAGTCAACCCGGAAATTTTGGCAGCGTTGAACGGCCACCTTTGCCTTCAAGCGGTGATGCAACGCCCAACCGCAGTGACAAGATTGGTACTCCGAGGATGGTTTCTTCTGAATCCATGGAAGCACAATTACAAGCAG CCATGGAGCAAATGAAAGAAAGATTTTCAAAACTGCTTCTTGGAGAAGATATGTCTGGAGGAGGAAAAGGCGTTTCTTCGGCTTTGGCTTTATCTAATGCCATTACCAATCTAGCAGCATCTGCCTTTGGAGAACAGAGGCGTTTGGAGCCAATGCCGGCTGATAGAAAAGCGCGCTGGAGAAGAGAACTTGGATGGCTTATCTCTGTGGCTGATCATATAGTTGAATTCGCTCCAacgcaacaaacaaacaaagatggaTCTTCAATGGAAGTCATGACAACAAGACAGAGAACAGATCTACTCTGCAACGTTCCTGCACTTAAGAAACTCGATGCAATGCTCCTTGTAAGAACTAAGAACAAAAATTACTATGTTAATCtctcattttattataattCTCCTaaaattttgacttttttttttgtttatttgcaGGATTGTCTTGACAAATTCAAGGACCAAAATGAGTTTTATTATGTCAAAAAAGATTCTCCTGATTCTTCAgagacaagaaatgatgagaaaTGGTGGTTACCAGCGGTTAAAGTCCCACCTAATGGCCTCTCCGAGATGTCAAGAAGGTTTCTACAGAGCCAAAAGGAATGTGTTAATCAAGTCCTTAAAGCTGCAATGGCAATAAACGCTCAAGTTCTGTCTGAAATGGAGATTCCTGAAAGCTACCTGGAATCACTTCCTAAG AACGGGAGAGCTAGCTTGGGAGATGTGATATACAAAATGATAACAGTAGAGATGTTTGATGCAGATCAGTTCCTGATTGAAATGGATTTATCATCCGAGCACAAGATTCTTGATCTAAAGAACAAAATCGAAGCATCGATTGTGATATGGAAGAGAAAGATGGTGCAGAAGGACACAAAATCTCCTTGGGGCTCAGGAGTGAGTACTGAGAAAAGAGAACAGTTTGAAGAAAGAGCTGAAACAATCTTGCTTCTTTTGAAACAAGGGTTTCCTGGAATCTCACAATCCTCGCTTGACATCAGCAAGATTCAATGCAACAGA GATGTAGGACTTGCTATATTGGAGGGCTACTCGAGAGTGCTTGAGAGTTTGGCTCACACGGTGATGTCGAAAATAGAAGACGTGCTTTATGCTGATCAGCTTACTCAAGAACCAACAAATGCACCTTCTAAGAATAGATATCTTGTGAAAGAGACAATGAAGGAGGAAAGACTTAGTTTTTCGGAGGACACGGCTACAGGGACATCACTATCTGATGTTATGCAATGGGGTAACAAGAACAATGAAGTGAAGAAAGAAAGCTATTATGGAGATCGAGAGAAACCATTGCTGTCCAAAGTCACAGGTCTTATGACAACCAACAAGAAGAGTTCTTATCTTGAAACTATTGGAGTTATGAGAAGTCCAACGGCTAGATACTCCTGA